CATCGCCGCCCTCACGGCCCCGCTCCAGCAAAGGCTTATGAAGAAAGGGATGCCGCGGGGCGCGGCCATACCTGCTGTGATAGGATTGATCGTCCTTTTCTGCGCTTTTATCCTCGGGGTGATCTCCATCTCCCTCGTGCAGATGGGGGAGGCCCTGCCCGCCTACCAGGAGATGCTCGAGGTACAGATCGAGCGGGTCATGTCATTCTTCCCGGGGACAGGGATCTCGCCCGGAGATATTCCGGCCATCCCCGGAGATTCCCCTTTTCGTCCCTCTATCGTGAGCGTGCTCGCTGGCCTCGCCGGATTGCTCGCCGAATTTTTCCTGGTCCTCTTGATCACCGCGTTCCTCCTCCCCGCAGGCGGGGAAGGGCCGGTGTTCAGGCGGTACTCTGATGTGGTCGTCGGTCACTTCACCGCGAGGGGCCGGGCCGCCCTGGCCACCGGAGCCGGGACAGGTCTCTTTCTCGCCGTGATCGGAGTCGATTTTCCCCTGCTCTGGGGGTTGGTCGTCTTCATCCTCTCTTTTATCCCGTTCATCGGGATCTGGATCGCGGCCGTCCCTCCCATCGGGATGGCATGGCTGGAGTACGGGACAGGGGGTGCGGGCGCGGTCGTCGCCGGCATCGCCGCGATCAATATCCTTGCAGAAAGGGGCTTCGCCACACCCGAAGCCGCAAAAGTCCCGGGCCTGTCCCCTGCCGTCACCATCGTCTCCCTCTTTTTCTGGACATGGGTGCTCGGGATCCCGGGCATGTTTCTTGCTGTGCCTCTCACCCTCGCCGCAAAAACCCTGCTTGAATCATCGGAGGATACATGCGGGCTTGCCAGGCTGATGGAGACGAAAAGCGTGGAATAATGGAGAAATCAGGTATCTGCTCTGCCAGGGCCTGGCGACCGGCAAATATAAATCCTGATTTATATATCATGTGTCGCCGTGGTGGTACTATGGTCACCCGTGAAGAAATTTATACCGAATCCAGGCGGGAGATTGCAGACAGTCTTCCGAAGATCATCGTTGAGATCGTCATTGCCTTTCTGATCTGGCTTTTCGCCGTCTATATCTTCATTCCTCTTGCGGGATCGCTCGGCGACCCGACATTCCTCGGCCTGATCGGGCTCCAGCCGCTGATATCGGCGATCGTGATCGTCGCCCTGATCATCGTCTTCCTCGCCATCCTCAAGGAGGTCCTCGACGTCACCAATGCCATAGCCGGGTATGCGACGCTCGCGTTCTCGAAGGGGGAGGTCTCTGATGCAAAGCTGGAGAGATACCAGACAGGGTTCAGGCTCATCGGCTACGTGCTCCTCGCCGTCCTCGCGTACCTCTTCTTCCTGCCCCTGATCGCAGGGGTACTCGGCGTGCTCGCCGGCGTGGTCCTGGTCCTCCTGGTCATCTGGGCGATCATCGTCCTCTTCCAGGCAGGGCGGATCTTCTCGGTCGAGATCGAGCAGAAGGCCGTGGATTTTTCAAAGAGGGTTGAAAAACTAAAGGAGGCCACACCAGAGGAGAAAAAAGAGACCTGATCTGGCACGGGACCGGATATGAAACCATTTCCCATTTTTACCGTTCTCCTGGTACTCGTGATCACGCTCGTCGTCTTCGTCCCCCATTTTCCGCATCTGATCGGGGCGGCGGCGGCAGGGCTCGGAGTCACGGCCGACCAGGCGCTCGCGGCCTTCGTCGTCGCCATGCTCATCGCCGCGATACTCCTCTCCGTCCTTGCCGTCAGGGAGATCTGCGGCCTTGTGCGCTGTCAGGTCGCATGGGAAAAGAGGTTGGGGCGCACCTGAGGAGAGATACATGCGGCCAGGCATGATCGTCGAGAACACCATCCAGACAAACAGGACTCTCCTGAACGACGCGTGGTGCGAGTTTTTCGGGAGCACAACTTTCTCGTGGGCCTCAGCCTCGACGGCACACGGGAGATGCACGATGCCTATCGGGTCGACAGGCGACCGGCGGGGCAAAGGCCGGGCGGAACGACCCCTGCCCCTGCGGGAGCGGGCTGAAGTACACGCGGCGCTCTGGGAGGCGGTGAAGAGAGGGGGGTGGGATCACGGGGTTTTTTATACAGTCTGCCTCATTCGGGGTATCGGTCCGGGGTTCTCCGGGCTGAAGAGCATGACGAAAGGGGGGACGAATC
Above is a genomic segment from Methanofollis sp. containing:
- a CDS encoding AI-2E family transporter — encoded protein: MSAGIIWSPAGTALICGAAFVIVAAGMHAGADFLNPILFAFLIAALTAPLQQRLMKKGMPRGAAIPAVIGLIVLFCAFILGVISISLVQMGEALPAYQEMLEVQIERVMSFFPGTGISPGDIPAIPGDSPFRPSIVSVLAGLAGLLAEFFLVLLITAFLLPAGGEGPVFRRYSDVVVGHFTARGRAALATGAGTGLFLAVIGVDFPLLWGLVVFILSFIPFIGIWIAAVPPIGMAWLEYGTGGAGAVVAGIAAINILAERGFATPEAAKVPGLSPAVTIVSLFFWTWVLGIPGMFLAVPLTLAAKTLLESSEDTCGLARLMETKSVE